The DNA segment ATAAGTTGTGTCCAGGAACGGTTGAGAAAACCTTACTAGTATTATGGTAATGTTTGACATAAAGCCATTGGAAGCTAAAGTAGCCGAATTTGCATGATCACCTCTACGTAAatgatttttatttacaacAGCTCCGAAGTAACTTAATAAGTCATTTCTAGACTCAACAGAACCTCTTATTATCTtatcaataatatgaaataaTCTTTCTATTACAACTTTATGTTCAGCTTGTAAAGAAGAATGTAACATATTAACTTGCTGCTGACTTTTTTCCAATAATAAGTCGTCACCATAATTTCTTAATGCCACATCGATGCTTAATGGTGACAAAGATAGTATTGGGCCCAATAAAGTCTGGCTTTCAAATTGGTTAGCCTTTAATGCATAACAATTACTAACAAagttatcaatttttgtaaaaacAGCAGCAATTTGTTTAAATGatacaaataattcaaatatactCAAAATGGCATCGTACATTTTATTGTCGTTCAAATTAAACTTGATAATGTCTTTTCTGACAAAAGCATGTAATTCAgtgaaaaaataattaattaattcaaattctgAGGATTCGATAATAGATCTCTTACATATCTGTGAAAGGAAATCAGAATAATTTGTATAATTTGCAAttaaatctttcaaataGGATTTTAAATTACCATTCATGGTAAAGCCCTCGATCTGTAAAATAACAAGACCATATCCGATGACTAGACGATCGATCTCCTGCAACGCCACTTCATTTGAAGGATTGTTCCTATTTATCCTCTTAAATTGTTGGCATCGTTGAAAACagttatttaaatattgcaAGGGATTGTTTATGTATTCATTCTCGGttaattgatataataaGATGGCATCTATCTCTTCCACTGAAAATGTCCCATTTTCACTAGCATCGTTATCTAACTTTATCACTGAATAGTTGCTGTTTTCAATTGGTAATTTCGAAACCAATAGGATGTCTTCAATGATGGACATAgttattgtattattaaataaaaccTTAggttcaaaaataaaaataaatcaattaataagCTATAACTTAATTTAAGagattattgtttattgtCTATTGTCATTTAATACACAAGTAAATCCCAAACTTAGATAATTTTGTcactttttaataataactgATGCCAAGGTAAGACAAATGTTATCAAGTTTTATCTATTTATCAATaactttatcattattagaattttgaaaatactaaaatattaaaatattaaaattaataactACGTTATAGCTAAGTGAAATTAAAACCTTCGGatatacaaaaaattaaggATATCTCGTGTTTTATGACTGTTAATAGTGATTACAGTTTCAGTTGGtatataaaagtaaaatatataaacatgTAAATACTCTAACAGATCTCATTACCctatattttgtaaaatataatttaacttaTAATCACATATCATCAATTGCACTGTGTCTCGATAAGGAAACTAACGGTCTGATCTGAGAGGGAAGACACATATACAATTAGTTTCTGGTTGGTTTACATAATAATTTGACCTTATAAGCATTATCACAAAGTAACTTTTACTACTACTTGCTAAAAtccaataaaaatatattcataaaaGCATTTGTTTTATAAAGTTCCACGGTAATTGAATgctaaacaaaaattattaattgaaataaacactttaattataataaaccGATTCGAAACTAATTATATTGAGTATAATAGAGAAGGTTTGGTACTATATTTCACAATaagttaaattaattataacaGAGAGAATGACAAATACTATAACTGTTAATCAGTCATCGACGAATAGTTCAATCAGTGACAAGGATGGTGaccaaaatatttcaaaagtttcatTAAGCACTGTTCTATCAATTGCCTTATTTCAGAAACCATATGATAGGcactttattttatatatggagaattcaatattaaatttcCTTAATTCAAGGGCCCAATCTATGGAATTAGAGCCAATGAACTCATATTACAGATTACTTTCATACCAGGTTGCAGATTACCACAATTTAAAAcataatttattaagtAACAATAACTCGataattgtatataaaaGTGATAAATTGGTATTGAACAATGTTAACCCATTATTGCAGCATCTAGAACCTTCGAtgattaaaatatttgagcTACCTGAGCAGAATAATAAGTATGTGACTGACGATACCATTATTCAGGAAATGAACGGAAGTAAAATTAAGGTAAATAACCTTAAAATTGTTGACGAAAAAAATACAGGTTCTAAGAAGTAcaagattttgaaaaaggAGCATTCAGATTGTGATGCAAATATCGATAGCAACAGTAATGATGACAATGATCTATCAACTTCATTTGATAGTAATAATGAGAGAAAAAGAGTGATAGATgttgaaaaagaaagattgAAAAGAGAAGAATTCTATGAGGAACGTAAGAGGTCCATCTATGAGGATGACGATAATATGCACAATGAtgaagttgaagaaaatgaaggaaagaaaaaatcTTTCGAATCCCCAAAGTCTCCACCATATCATGAACCTtctaaaaaaaatgaaaatagcGACATTTTTCAGGACGACTTTCCTCATCCTAACGATTTTGAAACATCAAGGTATAATATAGATAGGCAGAAAGctgaatataaatattcaaaaaaaagacAATATCAACCTCATAAAAATGGTTATAAAAATCATAGCAAATATTCAgcaaatcaaaataattttaatggaTATGGTGATTACATGAGCAacattaattttgttaatgaacataatttcaaaaaatttcaatataatcCGTACACAATGAATTCTAATATGCCTGAGATGCAATACAGCACGTACCCTTTTATTCCACAAGTTAATCAACAGGCAGTTAAACTGGATAATTCACTTTCTTCTCCATATATGATGGCTTATAATCAACCACCATATGGTTCAATGGCTCCTAATGTTGTGAATAATATACCAATTCAAGATCCTGCATTGATGAGTTATGATGCATATAATCAACCTTATTACTATAACTACAATGCATATTACAACCCAATGTTTCAGAATAATCAATCTGAAATTAAGGGACCtaacaaatataaacacagaaattataaagaatCCAACGGTAAGctaaattataaagaaaaatgtaTGCATAAGAACGGTAATGAAGGTAATTGTAAATCTGAACCTACAGTTCATCTTGATGTAGATGAGactaaatcaattgaaaagaatttaGAAGGTCTTTCAATAAAGGATGAAGAATAATCATTAAAGTCACTGATTTCTATATCTGATGACAGATCTTCAAAGTTCATAAAAACATACGGATATTTGAGaaatttatgtttttttatcaatGCATTTGTCTATGTAACTATATAGAAATGAACATTTACAGAATATATAGACTGACAATATAAAAGGGGTTTTTGGAATAGTTAGGTTGCTCTTTGTTGCTATTGGTAGTATTTTActatattgttattgttgtagaatattaatttgatcAAACGCTTAATCATTGATTATAAGAAGTAATCTGGTgttcttttatttataattttttcatttggCCTTTCATTTGGGTCAAATTgtaaaaattgattattatggttttcatcaatttccATTATTGCAGCCTGATTCCCACATCTATAGCAATAATTAGGTGCACTAAAAATGGTGACAAGACTTTGGTGGTGTGTCCATGAATACCCCTCCATAATTAACTGATGTGCCCTTGATATTAATTCTAGACCATTATTGTGTCTAAACTCTTCGCTAATTTCTTGACCAAAAGTGAAACCAGCACCTCTTGGGCTAATACCCCAGCCGCTTCTATCATCAGGATCGCTCCATAATAAGTCACACATTGGCCCTTCATGTGGTACCTCTTGTATTCTATTTAAAGTCCTAATCTGATCGAGAGTTTTGACCATTGGTGATAATCCGCCATGAAgacaaaatatattattatcaactaAAGCTGTTATTGGAAggaaatcaaataaatttgtaAACATTCTCCAAACACTGGCATTCCCATATTTTCTTAAGCATTCGTCATAAAAGCCATATACTTGAGTTATTTGTCTAGATTCATGATTGCCTCTCAATATGGTTATTCTTTTCGGATATCTGCATTTCATTGCAATTAAATATGAAGCTGTCTCTACACTATAGTATCCTCTGTCGACATAATCACccataaataaataattattatctGGCAACGGTCCTCCAATTTGGAATAATTCCAATAAATCGTGGAATTGGCCATGAATATCTCCGCAAATGGTTACTGGCGCATCCACTGCTGCgacattttcttcaaactgtaaaatatattttgccATTGAACATAATCGATCTACTTCATTCTCAGCTAACATTTCACATCTgcttaatttttcaatccAATTACCTAATTGATTTGTTGTCTCTAGTTTATCCTTCAGATTTGCATATACTGAACGTCCATTTACAGATGCAAGTGCAGCTGAAGGTAAATCAGTACCATTGTAGTTATTCATAATAGTATTGTCATTTATCATGTGAATAAATGTTGATATCCACGTTGGAAACGACACTCATAGTATTAGAAACTTGGAACTTCTATTTAAGGATCTataattattgttgttgttattgAAATTGCAGCCTAACAAGAATTAGAAATCTCTTTGTTATATAAAACGTTTAT comes from the Tetrapisispora phaffii CBS 4417 chromosome 1, complete genome genome and includes:
- the RBS1 gene encoding Rbs1p (similar to Saccharomyces cerevisiae RBS1 (YDL189W); ancestral locus Anc_7.304), whose translation is MTNTITVNQSSTNSSISDKDGDQNISKVSLSTVLSIALFQKPYDRHFILYMENSILNFLNSRAQSMELEPMNSYYRLLSYQVADYHNLKHNLLSNNNSIIVYKSDKLVLNNVNPLLQHLEPSMIKIFELPEQNNKYVTDDTIIQEMNGSKIKVNNLKIVDEKNTGSKKYKILKKEHSDCDANIDSNSNDDNDLSTSFDSNNERKRVIDVEKERLKREEFYEERKRSIYEDDDNMHNDEVEENEGKKKSFESPKSPPYHEPSKKNENSDIFQDDFPHPNDFETSRYNIDRQKAEYKYSKKRQYQPHKNGYKNHSKYSANQNNFNGYGDYMSNINFVNEHNFKKFQYNPYTMNSNMPEMQYSTYPFIPQVNQQAVKLDNSLSSPYMMAYNQPPYGSMAPNVVNNIPIQDPALMSYDAYNQPYYYNYNAYYNPMFQNNQSEIKGPNKYKHRNYKESNGKLNYKEKCMHKNGNEGNCKSEPTVHLDVDETKSIEKNLEGLSIKDEE
- the TPHA0A03180 gene encoding serine/threonine-protein phosphatase (similar to Saccharomyces cerevisiae PPH22 (YDL188C) and PPH21 (YDL134C); ancestral locus Anc_7.302), with product MINDNTIMNNYNGTDLPSAALASVNGRSVYANLKDKLETTNQLGNWIEKLSRCEMLAENEVDRLCSMAKYILQFEENVAAVDAPVTICGDIHGQFHDLLELFQIGGPLPDNNYLFMGDYVDRGYYSVETASYLIAMKCRYPKRITILRGNHESRQITQVYGFYDECLRKYGNASVWRMFTNLFDFLPITALVDNNIFCLHGGLSPMVKTLDQIRTLNRIQEVPHEGPMCDLLWSDPDDRSGWGISPRGAGFTFGQEISEEFRHNNGLELISRAHQLIMEGYSWTHHQSLVTIFSAPNYCYRCGNQAAIMEIDENHNNQFLQFDPNERPNEKIINKRTPDYFL